Proteins from one methanogenic archaeon mixed culture ISO4-G1 genomic window:
- a CDS encoding ATPase AAA+ superfamily, which yields MGKTTFQSFKIQGNLTNIDLKILGKQTNTIYTLNGIMTDHSSDSPRVFERKAYTVLKEWKERSNGATAMLVEGARRVGKSTLVEEFARKEYHSYVLIDFSKENKDINALFDDLSDITRLLRRLQVLTGVEFKERDTAIIFDEVQRFPRARESIKALVNDGRYDYIETGSLISIRKNVKDIVIPSEEEKMKLHPLDFEEFLWACGNHSYRLLEQDLIDRKPLSGAVHHTMMLRYNEYLAVGGMPQAVKLFTEGRSYQEIDKIKRDILNLYLDDFRKIDPSGSLGMYFMSIPSELSRQSLRFRVKGKTIRREIKRISEMVDSQTVQQSMHVDDPKVGLPMTQEMEKFKMFLEDTGLFVTLCFYDREFSDNVIYTALVRGRLPANLGYVYENAVAQSLVAAGYKLFYHTFPKKDSKHRYEVDFLIPSGKKICPVEVKSSSTSSHASLDAFISKHKKEIHHSIMISPRNLKEENEILYIPIYMTGLIGRV from the coding sequence ATGGGAAAAACGACATTTCAATCTTTTAAAATTCAGGGAAACTTGACAAATATCGATTTAAAAATTTTGGGAAAACAGACAAATACCATCTATACACTAAATGGAATTATGACTGACCACTCATCAGATTCGCCACGGGTGTTCGAGAGAAAGGCTTACACTGTCCTCAAGGAATGGAAGGAGAGGTCCAACGGAGCCACAGCGATGCTTGTGGAAGGTGCGAGACGTGTAGGGAAATCCACACTTGTCGAAGAATTCGCACGTAAGGAGTATCACTCATACGTACTAATTGATTTCTCGAAAGAGAACAAGGATATCAATGCCCTATTCGATGACTTGAGCGACATTACGCGCCTTCTCAGAAGACTTCAAGTCCTGACCGGAGTGGAATTCAAAGAACGCGATACCGCGATAATATTCGACGAGGTCCAGAGGTTCCCCAGGGCAAGGGAATCTATCAAGGCACTAGTCAATGACGGCAGATATGATTACATAGAAACAGGCTCCCTGATCTCGATCAGAAAGAACGTGAAGGACATCGTAATACCCAGTGAGGAGGAGAAGATGAAACTTCACCCGCTGGATTTCGAAGAGTTCCTCTGGGCCTGCGGAAACCACAGCTACAGGTTGCTAGAACAGGACCTGATTGACAGGAAACCGCTATCCGGTGCTGTACATCATACGATGATGCTGCGTTACAACGAATACCTCGCTGTCGGCGGAATGCCACAGGCGGTGAAATTGTTCACAGAAGGCAGGAGCTACCAGGAGATTGACAAGATAAAAAGGGATATCCTCAACCTCTACCTCGATGATTTCCGTAAGATTGATCCGAGCGGTTCCCTCGGCATGTATTTCATGTCGATTCCCTCTGAACTCTCGCGCCAAAGTCTGCGTTTCAGGGTCAAAGGTAAAACCATCAGGAGAGAGATAAAACGCATCTCGGAGATGGTGGATTCCCAGACGGTACAGCAAAGTATGCACGTGGATGATCCAAAGGTCGGTCTTCCGATGACACAGGAAATGGAGAAATTCAAGATGTTCCTTGAGGACACAGGATTATTCGTCACACTGTGCTTCTATGATAGGGAGTTTTCAGATAATGTCATCTATACGGCATTGGTGAGGGGGAGACTTCCGGCCAACCTAGGTTATGTATACGAAAACGCGGTAGCACAGAGTCTGGTAGCAGCAGGATACAAACTATTCTACCACACGTTCCCCAAAAAAGACTCCAAACACAGATATGAGGTGGATTTCTTGATCCCTTCGGGTAAGAAGATCTGCCCCGTCGAGGTCAAATCCTCTTCCACCTCATCCCATGCATCTCTTGATGCGTTCATATCGAAACATAAAAAGGAGATCCACCACAGTATAATGATATCCCCCAGGAACCTGAAAGAAGAAAACGAGATACTGTATATTCCGATTTATATGACCGGATTGATAGGTCGCGTATAA
- a CDS encoding pyridoxamine 5'-phosphate oxidase-like FMN-binding protein translates to MILHPDTHKVLTTVSPDGKPHAIVCASLALGGSDKIIVAEVFMHRTCEYLKNNPNVEFLIWQGKIGYSLKGTAVTRITDGPLFDKMCIAMQKYNLTPVALWEFAIDEIWDESASKSAGQKVI, encoded by the coding sequence ATGATCCTTCATCCTGACACCCACAAGGTCCTGACGACCGTGTCCCCCGACGGGAAGCCCCACGCGATCGTGTGCGCGAGCCTAGCGCTCGGAGGCAGCGACAAGATCATCGTGGCCGAGGTCTTCATGCACAGGACCTGCGAGTACCTGAAGAACAACCCCAACGTCGAGTTCCTCATCTGGCAGGGGAAGATCGGATACTCCCTCAAGGGCACCGCCGTCACCAGGATCACCGATGGACCGCTCTTCGACAAGATGTGCATCGCGATGCAGAAGTACAACCTCACTCCCGTGGCCCTGTGGGAGTTCGCCATCGACGAGATCTGGGACGAGAGTGCCTCCAAGAGCGCCGGTCAGAAAGTGATCTGA
- a CDS encoding nitroreductase family protein encodes MDIYQAIMERHSVRQYTDVPIEGEVLEKLQAEIDRVNSETGLRIRLFLNEPKAFNKVMLKALVKFKGAVNYISMAGPESDHLDMDAGYYGEHLVLFAQMLGLNTCWAMMAGKKASEDGLEKGFRTVISISVGYGENQGVPHKSKPIEDFGKIEGAPKWFIDGIECAMLAPTGINKQGFRFEREGDKVRIIPSRGTLGQIDAGIAKYHFEIGAGKENFGWID; translated from the coding sequence ATGGACATCTATCAGGCCATAATGGAACGCCATTCCGTGAGGCAGTACACGGACGTCCCCATCGAAGGGGAGGTCCTGGAGAAGCTGCAGGCGGAGATCGACAGAGTGAACTCCGAGACGGGCCTCAGGATCCGCCTGTTCCTGAACGAGCCGAAGGCTTTCAACAAGGTGATGCTCAAGGCCCTCGTCAAATTCAAGGGAGCGGTGAACTACATATCCATGGCCGGACCCGAATCCGACCATCTGGACATGGATGCGGGTTATTACGGGGAGCACCTGGTGCTGTTCGCCCAGATGCTAGGTCTGAACACGTGTTGGGCGATGATGGCCGGTAAGAAAGCATCAGAGGACGGACTCGAGAAGGGGTTCAGGACCGTGATCAGCATCTCCGTCGGATACGGGGAGAACCAGGGCGTGCCTCACAAGAGCAAACCCATTGAGGACTTCGGAAAGATCGAGGGTGCCCCGAAATGGTTCATCGACGGTATCGAATGCGCGATGCTGGCACCTACCGGTATCAACAAGCAGGGATTCAGGTTCGAGAGGGAAGGCGACAAGGTCAGGATCATCCCATCGAGAGGAACGCTCGGACAGATCGATGCGGGTATTGCGAAGTACCATTTCGAGATCGGGGCCGGGAAGGAAAACTTCGGCTGGATTGACTGA
- a CDS encoding PAS domain-containing protein, with product MDQQELYSEKLMNLILDTIEEVIVIHDADHNILWMNHAGEKSFGIKVDNALGMKCHQLFGNSLPCNDCTVGSVVIGEPTSPVRRKVIPKTNTVVACRTIPYYKNGKMDLVIQCLRVQKDEE from the coding sequence ATGGACCAACAGGAACTGTACTCGGAGAAGCTGATGAACCTCATCCTCGACACCATCGAGGAGGTCATCGTCATACACGATGCGGACCACAACATCCTATGGATGAACCATGCCGGCGAGAAGTCATTCGGCATCAAGGTAGACAACGCATTGGGAATGAAGTGCCATCAGCTCTTCGGCAACTCCCTCCCGTGCAACGACTGCACGGTGGGATCCGTCGTGATCGGAGAGCCCACGAGCCCTGTGAGGAGGAAGGTCATCCCCAAGACCAACACCGTGGTGGCATGCAGGACCATCCCGTACTACAAGAACGGCAAGATGGATCTGGTCATCCAGTGCCTGCGCGTCCAGAAAGACGAGGAGTGA
- a CDS encoding methylcobalamin:coenzyme M methyltransferase, with protein sequence MNTKQEIIDSLEGQYKGDMAPPAIFTQTGTKGQMEASGYSWPDAFYEIDKLIGLALQPSKMIGFATARIPFDITAESSRLGCEFTPGNSETQPAVIGSKWRTGEILDPPEFMSPEEFITEGRTAMYIEAAGRLTKEHEDLFITSAMIDAAGLAFNLVGTEEFLMASLMDPEPCLKWIGAMAPLMNAYGKALSEVSDNVMVIASYAEEILSPDMIERFVDPFDRELFSCMKGSFTTAHSCGESDNILEMLASAGETALSVESWKDPQGVFDRVSDKVKLVGGVEPINLMMMGKPTEIVRSAKLFSDIGYPVIAPECGVPPQTPNANLEALARYREI encoded by the coding sequence ATGAACACGAAGCAGGAGATCATCGATTCTCTGGAAGGACAGTACAAGGGCGACATGGCACCGCCGGCAATATTCACGCAGACAGGCACCAAGGGCCAGATGGAGGCCAGCGGGTACAGTTGGCCCGATGCGTTCTACGAGATCGACAAGCTCATCGGTCTGGCACTGCAGCCATCCAAGATGATCGGCTTCGCAACGGCCAGGATACCGTTCGACATCACTGCGGAATCCTCCCGCCTGGGCTGCGAGTTCACCCCGGGGAACTCTGAGACGCAACCCGCCGTCATAGGCTCGAAGTGGCGCACGGGGGAGATCCTTGACCCTCCGGAGTTCATGTCACCCGAGGAATTCATAACTGAGGGAAGGACCGCGATGTACATCGAAGCGGCAGGAAGGTTGACCAAGGAGCATGAGGACCTGTTCATCACGTCGGCGATGATCGACGCAGCGGGCCTTGCATTCAACCTGGTGGGCACGGAGGAATTCCTGATGGCCTCGCTGATGGATCCCGAACCGTGCCTGAAGTGGATCGGGGCGATGGCCCCTCTGATGAACGCATACGGCAAAGCCCTGTCGGAGGTCTCGGACAACGTGATGGTCATCGCCAGCTATGCGGAGGAGATCCTGTCGCCGGACATGATAGAGAGGTTCGTGGACCCGTTCGACAGAGAACTGTTCTCCTGCATGAAGGGCTCCTTCACGACAGCGCATTCCTGCGGGGAGAGCGATAACATACTAGAGATGCTGGCATCCGCAGGGGAGACCGCGCTTTCGGTGGAATCCTGGAAGGACCCGCAGGGCGTCTTCGACCGTGTCAGCGATAAGGTGAAGCTCGTAGGAGGCGTAGAACCCATCAATCTCATGATGATGGGCAAACCCACGGAGATTGTGAGGTCCGCCAAACTGTTCTCCGATATCGGATATCCTGTCATCGCACCGGAGTGTGGAGTGCCTCCGCAGACGCCCAACGCGAACCTGGAAGCACTGGCAAGATACAGGGAGATTTGA
- a CDS encoding electron transfer flavoprotein domain-containing protein: MSGCSGDSCSSCSSCSSGDGKDDVRLPPGMLDRYDLDQSTADGALVWLEVLWCPDGPKISGISMEVLSAVCGMNEGRTFAVMFGGPELKPLYRSIFGCGVGSIYHVRDKGSECYDSNVYSITLCDIIERVNPAVVAMGSTERGEQIAEKTSKMLGTPLYSKCASISMDGRNLRTEPAPLEQFLITKKKRFPQVATVVKGAYPAPEQREGQGTAIYWQTWKER, translated from the coding sequence ATGTCAGGCTGCAGCGGCGATTCCTGTTCCTCGTGCTCTTCATGTTCCTCGGGCGACGGAAAGGATGACGTGAGACTGCCCCCGGGGATGCTGGACAGGTACGATCTGGATCAATCCACCGCAGATGGCGCGCTGGTGTGGCTGGAGGTCCTGTGGTGTCCGGACGGACCGAAAATCTCGGGAATAAGCATGGAGGTGCTCTCGGCCGTCTGCGGCATGAACGAGGGACGCACCTTCGCGGTGATGTTCGGGGGACCGGAGCTGAAACCTTTGTATCGGTCCATATTCGGCTGCGGTGTCGGATCCATCTATCACGTCAGGGACAAGGGTTCCGAATGCTACGATTCCAACGTGTACTCGATAACGCTGTGCGACATCATCGAACGCGTGAACCCCGCCGTCGTGGCGATGGGTTCGACGGAGAGGGGCGAGCAGATCGCCGAAAAGACATCGAAGATGCTTGGGACACCTTTGTACAGTAAATGTGCCAGCATATCGATGGATGGACGCAACCTAAGGACGGAACCCGCTCCCTTGGAGCAGTTCCTGATAACGAAGAAGAAGAGGTTCCCCCAGGTCGCCACCGTGGTCAAAGGCGCCTATCCCGCCCCCGAACAGAGGGAGGGACAGGGCACCGCGATCTATTGGCAGACCTGGAAGGAACGTTGA
- a CDS encoding ATPase AAA+ superfamily has protein sequence MEIIREDYLAVLTSSKDMPSTVKVLTGMRRTGKTTVLNQFVGRLRSMDTDEENICHINLDLLVDEPNINWLHEQIKPVLERKGMHYILIDEIQDVDGWERLVAMLVARGDCDVYITGSNSKMLSSELSTKLSGRYIEIEILPLSFKEYMELHPGEKEKRLEDFLKFGGLPMIDPDRGESVCMYQSEGVFNTVVMKDIMSRISGSTRRLDAICRFLYSNIGNVTNPDRISEALNIPKDDVYRFMNEIVSAHLFYHVDRYDIVGKKYLKSKGKYYATDLGMRYMLLNPGSLADLSKPLENAVYFELLRRGYKVSVGSYNDSEIDFTAMKGDKIIYYQVTQTMHAEQTKKRELTPLENVPDNYRKIVLTEDRIGLGSYDGIDVVNVIDWLCGMDIA, from the coding sequence ATGGAGATCATCAGAGAAGATTATCTGGCTGTCTTGACATCGTCCAAGGACATGCCCAGTACGGTCAAGGTCCTAACGGGGATGAGACGCACTGGGAAGACCACTGTGCTCAACCAATTCGTAGGCCGTCTTCGTTCGATGGACACAGACGAGGAAAACATCTGTCACATCAATCTGGATCTCCTGGTCGATGAACCGAATATAAACTGGCTCCATGAACAGATAAAACCGGTACTCGAAAGGAAAGGGATGCATTACATCCTGATAGACGAGATACAGGATGTGGACGGATGGGAAAGGCTGGTGGCTATGCTGGTCGCAAGAGGGGACTGCGATGTCTACATCACCGGTTCCAATTCCAAGATGCTCTCCTCCGAATTGTCCACCAAACTGTCCGGAAGATACATCGAGATCGAGATCCTGCCCCTCTCGTTCAAGGAGTATATGGAACTGCATCCGGGCGAGAAGGAGAAAAGATTGGAAGACTTTCTGAAATTCGGCGGATTGCCGATGATAGATCCGGACAGGGGGGAATCCGTATGCATGTATCAATCGGAGGGGGTGTTCAACACCGTGGTGATGAAGGATATAATGTCCCGCATATCCGGCAGCACAAGAAGACTGGACGCCATATGCAGGTTCCTGTACTCCAACATAGGCAACGTTACCAATCCGGACAGGATATCCGAGGCACTGAACATACCTAAGGATGATGTCTACAGGTTCATGAACGAGATCGTCTCCGCTCATCTGTTCTATCATGTCGACAGATATGACATCGTCGGGAAGAAATACCTGAAATCCAAGGGGAAATACTACGCTACCGACCTGGGGATGAGATACATGTTACTGAACCCCGGCAGCCTGGCGGATCTCAGCAAACCCTTGGAGAATGCCGTGTATTTCGAACTGCTCAGGAGAGGCTACAAGGTATCAGTAGGGAGCTACAACGATTCCGAGATAGATTTCACCGCCATGAAGGGTGACAAGATTATCTACTATCAGGTGACCCAGACCATGCATGCCGAACAAACGAAGAAAAGGGAGCTGACGCCATTGGAGAATGTCCCGGATAATTACCGGAAGATCGTTCTGACCGAGGACCGCATCGGCCTCGGTTCCTACGACGGGATCGATGTCGTCAACGTTATTGACTGGCTCTGTGGAATGGATATTGCGTGA
- a CDS encoding ATPase AAA+ superfamily — translation MKRKIYDELLRWKEDKQNTCLTIQGQRQVGKTYIIERFAEDNYQHFIEIDFTRMPEMEKAFERAVDVDSVIKELSIRLNDAVFEPGKTLIFLDEIQECPEARSSLKWFAKDGRYDVIASGSLLGVRNTNAKKKKEENKKPLSPMGYESVLTMRSMDFEEYLWAIGFNTEILSGIKKKIGAMEPLDESELEVMASHFRDYMIVGGMPASVEAFVRTKQYSESGRKIDIILGDVINDINRYNDPVNALKTQRCFESIPEHLSSNNKKFQYSRLEKGTGSRASGEKYSENLLWIEGAGYGNFCYGLNSPERPFKRIEDLFKVYLSDTGMLVRMMGTSAAMAIHNDDISFNAGAVAENEIAECLSKSGIRPRFYRKNSGKNQMEIDFVIELLDECVAIEVKSGKKRESPSVEKVNKVFNVDRRMKFENGNILKDEEGIEHYPLFAAAFIDLLKRRYDGPAF, via the coding sequence GTGAAGCGCAAGATATACGATGAACTTCTTCGTTGGAAAGAGGACAAGCAGAATACCTGTCTCACGATACAAGGTCAGAGACAGGTAGGTAAGACATACATCATCGAGAGATTTGCAGAGGACAACTATCAGCATTTCATCGAAATAGATTTCACAAGAATGCCCGAGATGGAGAAGGCTTTCGAAAGAGCAGTGGATGTCGATTCGGTCATCAAAGAACTGTCCATAAGACTGAACGATGCCGTATTCGAACCGGGGAAGACCCTTATTTTCCTGGACGAGATCCAGGAGTGTCCTGAGGCGAGATCGTCATTGAAATGGTTTGCGAAGGACGGGAGGTACGACGTCATAGCATCGGGTTCCCTTCTGGGCGTGAGGAATACGAACGCCAAGAAAAAGAAGGAGGAGAATAAGAAACCGCTTTCACCGATGGGCTACGAGAGTGTCCTGACGATGAGGTCCATGGATTTCGAGGAATACCTTTGGGCGATCGGATTCAACACGGAGATACTGAGCGGCATCAAGAAGAAGATCGGTGCGATGGAGCCACTGGACGAATCCGAGCTGGAGGTCATGGCCTCGCATTTCCGCGACTATATGATAGTAGGGGGCATGCCCGCATCCGTCGAAGCCTTTGTTAGGACCAAACAGTATTCCGAATCGGGAAGGAAGATCGACATCATACTGGGGGATGTGATCAACGATATCAATCGCTATAACGATCCGGTGAACGCCCTCAAGACGCAGAGGTGTTTCGAATCCATACCGGAACATCTGAGTTCCAACAACAAGAAGTTCCAATACTCCCGTTTGGAGAAGGGTACGGGTTCGCGTGCTTCCGGTGAGAAATACTCCGAGAATCTGCTTTGGATAGAGGGCGCCGGATACGGGAACTTCTGCTACGGTCTCAATTCTCCCGAACGTCCGTTCAAACGCATAGAGGACCTGTTCAAGGTGTATCTATCGGATACGGGGATGTTGGTCAGGATGATGGGAACATCTGCGGCGATGGCCATCCATAACGACGATATCAGTTTCAATGCAGGAGCGGTGGCAGAGAATGAGATCGCAGAATGCCTTTCCAAGAGCGGGATAAGGCCGAGATTCTATCGTAAGAATAGTGGAAAGAACCAGATGGAGATAGACTTCGTGATAGAATTGCTAGATGAATGCGTAGCGATCGAAGTCAAGTCTGGCAAGAAGAGGGAATCCCCATCGGTGGAGAAGGTCAACAAGGTATTCAACGTCGATAGAAGGATGAAGTTCGAGAATGGGAACATACTTAAGGACGAGGAGGGGATAGAGCACTATCCGTTGTTCGCCGCAGCATTCATAGATCTTCTGAAAAGGAGATATGACGGTCCTGCATTTTGA
- a CDS encoding NADPH-dependent FMN reductase yields the protein MSKIVAVISSPRKGANSETIVNAMVEAAKGKGHEVKVFDVASMKDRRGCIACMGCKKAGKCVLKDELTPVLDAIREADGLILSTAVYFGQPTGHYRLLEDRFFSFIDGSFTPNIAAGKKLAVVVTAGTAGADDLAAQITGRMVSFFKFDPIGNITMTGGNPPHEAEQNPDLLAKAAEIGSKF from the coding sequence ATGTCAAAGATCGTCGCAGTGATTTCAAGTCCCCGTAAGGGAGCGAACTCAGAGACAATAGTGAACGCCATGGTGGAGGCGGCGAAGGGAAAAGGCCACGAGGTCAAGGTCTTCGACGTCGCATCCATGAAGGACAGGAGAGGATGTATCGCATGTATGGGATGCAAGAAGGCCGGCAAATGCGTGCTGAAGGACGAGCTCACACCTGTCCTCGATGCGATCAGGGAGGCCGACGGACTGATCCTCTCGACAGCGGTCTACTTCGGACAGCCCACAGGACATTACAGGCTCCTCGAGGATAGGTTCTTCAGCTTCATCGACGGATCGTTCACACCCAACATCGCGGCCGGAAAGAAGCTCGCGGTCGTCGTCACCGCCGGAACCGCCGGAGCGGACGACCTCGCGGCACAGATCACCGGACGTATGGTGAGCTTCTTCAAGTTCGATCCCATCGGCAACATCACCATGACCGGTGGAAACCCTCCGCACGAAGCCGAGCAGAACCCTGACCTCCTGGCCAAGGCCGCCGAGATCGGAAGCAAGTTCTGA
- a CDS encoding FKBP-type peptidyl-prolyl cis-trans isomerase — protein sequence MADAKKLVRLTYKAYLADADERLYDTTDEEAAKAANIYNEKMTYAPMAYLFGSKALFPALETAIESAEIGKEVTITIPCEDAAGARNPKLIELHPIKEFYKQEINPYPGMAVSLGNRHGVVMSVAAGRVKVDFNNQLAGHDLKYVFTVTEEITDDVAKAKAIIELTAGTSEGFEVAVEADKVVVTEAETCKFDQNWAVAKYKIVADLRSAFGVQRVEFVQVWDSGKKEDKKE from the coding sequence ATGGCAGACGCAAAGAAGCTCGTTCGCCTTACCTACAAGGCTTACCTCGCCGATGCAGACGAGAGACTCTACGACACTACAGACGAAGAGGCCGCGAAAGCAGCCAACATCTACAACGAGAAGATGACCTACGCCCCCATGGCGTACCTCTTCGGATCCAAGGCACTGTTCCCTGCCCTCGAGACAGCGATCGAGTCCGCCGAGATCGGAAAGGAGGTCACCATCACCATCCCCTGCGAGGACGCAGCCGGTGCAAGGAACCCCAAGCTCATCGAGCTCCACCCTATCAAGGAGTTCTACAAGCAGGAGATCAACCCCTACCCCGGAATGGCCGTTTCCCTCGGAAACAGGCACGGAGTCGTCATGTCCGTCGCAGCCGGACGTGTCAAGGTCGATTTCAACAACCAGCTCGCCGGCCACGACCTGAAGTACGTCTTCACCGTCACCGAGGAGATCACCGACGACGTAGCCAAGGCAAAGGCGATCATCGAGCTCACCGCGGGAACATCCGAGGGATTCGAGGTCGCTGTCGAGGCCGACAAGGTCGTCGTCACCGAGGCCGAGACATGCAAGTTCGACCAGAACTGGGCAGTCGCAAAGTACAAGATCGTCGCTGACCTGAGGTCCGCCTTCGGTGTCCAGCGCGTCGAGTTCGTCCAGGTCTGGGATTCCGGCAAGAAGGAAGACAAGAAAGAGTGA
- a CDS encoding geranylgeranyl reductase family protein — MGECNVLIVGGGLAGFSAAKRLTELGVRDVVLIERMSGEHYEHYHHICGQAISEHMSAMCQIDDSSTICKIDALRMECCGTEIRIPVKGRIIDRVKLLGSMRGRTDARVVKDSVLSVRKDGDSFVVACTGGEYRCRYLIGADGAFSVVRKCLFGTEPDIRMPLVNNVVRADGESGAILFHVQPDTGGRYRWDFPIGDGLRSIGYINGAYEQEGPVDKGIRFAVIGRMGKVTEGNCCLAGDSAFMANAICYGGIGISLLAGRRAAEAIAKGDLRGYQKWYDGDTAFNPHFRQAVDTFSTWDESQFADSIAPFRKGYSLLRGGYAILRRPRWANVYFSIWMAVRRGW; from the coding sequence ATGGGAGAGTGCAATGTGCTCATCGTCGGAGGCGGGCTCGCCGGGTTCTCAGCGGCCAAGAGGCTGACGGAATTGGGGGTCCGCGACGTCGTCCTCATCGAGAGGATGTCTGGTGAGCACTACGAGCACTACCATCACATCTGCGGCCAGGCGATAAGCGAGCATATGTCCGCAATGTGCCAGATAGATGATTCTTCAACAATTTGCAAGATCGATGCACTGAGGATGGAATGTTGCGGGACCGAGATCAGGATACCCGTTAAAGGAAGGATAATCGACCGCGTCAAGCTCCTCGGATCGATGCGCGGCAGGACCGATGCGAGGGTCGTGAAGGATTCCGTACTGTCGGTCAGGAAAGACGGTGATTCCTTCGTAGTCGCCTGCACCGGAGGGGAATACCGCTGCAGGTACCTGATTGGGGCCGACGGTGCCTTCTCGGTCGTTCGCAAGTGCCTGTTCGGGACCGAACCCGATATCAGGATGCCGTTGGTGAACAATGTGGTCAGGGCCGATGGCGAATCCGGAGCCATCCTCTTCCACGTCCAGCCGGATACGGGCGGGAGATACAGATGGGATTTCCCGATCGGGGACGGCCTCAGATCAATCGGTTACATCAACGGGGCATACGAACAGGAAGGACCCGTCGATAAGGGGATCCGCTTCGCCGTCATAGGGCGCATGGGGAAGGTCACGGAGGGCAACTGCTGTCTTGCGGGTGATTCCGCCTTCATGGCCAACGCGATCTGCTACGGAGGCATAGGGATATCCCTCCTGGCCGGACGCAGGGCCGCCGAGGCCATCGCCAAGGGGGATCTTCGCGGTTATCAGAAATGGTACGACGGCGATACCGCGTTCAATCCTCATTTCAGGCAGGCTGTGGACACCTTCAGCACGTGGGACGAATCCCAGTTCGCCGATTCGATAGCACCCTTCCGCAAGGGATATTCCCTGCTCCGCGGAGGATATGCAATCCTGCGGCGTCCGAGATGGGCCAACGTGTACTTTTCAATCTGGATGGCCGTTAGGAGAGGTTGGTGA